The Spea bombifrons isolate aSpeBom1 chromosome 7, aSpeBom1.2.pri, whole genome shotgun sequence genomic interval TTTTCATTTGGTGATGTCTTTAGTGCTCATTTGTCTTTAGTGGCCCAGTGGTTGCTGTGAGTTTTTTATGCAGAAACTGGGTCTTCTAGGCACCGACACTGTGAGTCCCGTTTACTCTCCCCTACTGCCAGGTTCCAACCCTGACAGTGTTAGAAGGGACAATGTTCTACTTTGTATTAACAAAGTATTCAAAGCATCCTTATCAGATGTGAATTTCCAAGCTCTTACTTGCTGGTTCTGTATGTGTACTTATAAGTGACTTCCCGGGAGATCTGTCGTGCAAGAGTAAAAAGCTCATCCCTCCTGGTCAGCAGAGCAATATCCTTCATGCAAAGTTGAGCTGCAGCTTCATTCACTGTTagcttaaagagaaaaaaaaaatgctcaaatTGTTAAGAggcttttgggatgaactaaaCTACTAAAAGCGCATTACAGTTAAAACACAGCCATATGTTTAGTGACCTAAGTGTGGTGGTTGAGCAGGAAAGGTCACCAAATATCACACAACTATCTCATACCTACCAAAATGTCCTGTGTCCAAAAGGGGACACTCATGTTGAGGGTATAACAAGAGCTGGGGCAAGTCACTTAAACTTTCCTTTTAAACTTTATAGTTGTGTTAGCTATGCATTAAGAAGGATCAGCTTAGCCCTTCTTGGAAGCAACATATGTTGGGGTCTTCATAACCTATAGTTAATTGAGTATCTCTTGTATCTCACTGAAATACACCTATTAGGAAGATGAACATTTTCGGACTTGATTTAAGGAAAGAACAGTCAGCTGGGCGAGTCAGCCAACTGGTGGGAGTTCTACACATTTGTATCTTCCTAAAAAGCTGGAAAacacaaattctatttttttaactaatccCGTTGAAGAGATTTCGATCATTTCCAGCTCTGACATACCATCTACCAAAGGCATACCCACGTCATTTAATTTAATGCAAATAGTAGATTTTATGTGAAAACTGCTTTTGAATCTTACTATTTAACTATTAGCCCAATTAGTTGAAACAAACTTTCCATGCTCTGTGTACATGGATTTCAAAAGAATGTGCATGTGATTCTAGAGATTTACATGATTGCAATTATCATGTCTGAGTTTAGTGCAGTTTATACATAGTTAAATTCAACAGAATTCAGGAATATATTTCCTGCAGACTAAATCCATTCCTAAACCCACGTATagtaaaaacaattacattgaaaatccccccaaaaaatcacaTTTGAACTGTCAGAGAcccaaaaaacattgttttatttaacaaccCTGTGTAATTTTACAAAACACAACTTCTTAGTTCTCTGTATAGAACCCCGCCAACGGAAACGTCCTGCAAAAAAATTCCCTTGCAGACAACCGTCACATGCTTTTTGCCACCCATTTCAGCGCGGACCACTGAAACCTATGTTTACCTCATGAAGTGTTAGGTGCTTCCCATCCTTTCTTTTGGAGTCAAATCTTCCGTAGATCGCACTGTATTTGCGTATTTCATCTTCTCTGCGCGGGTCTTCATTTGACATCTCAAAGATATGTCCAACCATCTTCCCCATCTTCTTGTTGGTCTTCAACAATTCTTTCACCTCATTCAAATCACTCTTGGGCAATGAAGGGATCAACCGTTCAACACATTCAGCAACAGAGAGTGCAGCTGCAGCGTCCAGCGTTTCAGTAGTGTCTCTAGGGGATGCAGGTGAACCTAAGTCAGCTGGGGAGAGGCTGTGTTCGCTCTCTGTGGTATGGTGGCTTGGCCAGTGCCGCCCTTCACTGCTGGTCTGTAGAGGAGAATTTCCATCAGACTTCCCAGAGCCCACACTTTGCACACATGTTGTTGCTGCACACTTTGGGATCTTTAAGTGTGGTTCCCTGGTATTGTTGTTCCTTTCATAACTGCTTGAGGTTATTCCAAGCAAAGAAGGCGAAGATTCTGGGAGTTTATAGATTGGGATACTACTGACTGGTAAGGAGGTTAGAGGCTGGTTAAAAAGACTCGGGTTAGTAACCCAATCTCGCAATGCCTTTTGCAGTCTTCTAACATGAAGAGGTTTACTGGCCATTCCAACCAATGCCATTATCTCAAGGAACTCCtcttctcctgcttcacagAGCTGCTGGACATCATCCCCTCCCTGTTGGATAAAGGCATCAAAATAGGACAGGAGGTTGGCACGTTGTAATATCCGGTACAGCTGAAGCTCTCCCAGGGTTCTAGGTAACGAGGTTGCCATGGCTGGTCAACAGGTGaacctggaaaaaaacacaaagaacttTGTTTAATTAAGAttaaacaaaagtatttttttacaatttaatgcCACACAGCAAGACATAACTGCTGCTTTTACGTCTaatggttaaaatacattgACAGTGCTGTTACAACATCATAGTTTAGCGAGGCTGAAAAACATAGGCCCATCCTGTTCAACCTGATGTGCAATATACGTTATATCTCGAGCACTGCTTCATTCTGAAAACAGAATTTGCTCAATATATAGATCCAAAACAAAATTTCTTAAAATTCAAAAAACACtggaaacatatataatatcaatGGCTGACTAGAAGCCTGTGGGAATATCCAGATGTTTCAGTTTGAGTACTCAGGAGTCTAACAAGCAAGACATTTAAATCCTTTGTCTTTACGAGAATGTCCACTTAGTGTCACATCAGAGAGAGCGTGTAGCACAGGcagtatataactatataagtatataaactATTACTACAAATTCTGTATCATGTTACATGTTATAAGGTGCCTTTTAATTTGTCGTGTATCTCCCTGCTAGTACAAATCTATAGATACCAAGATGATGACACATTTCCTTTTCTCACGTACTGATTAACCCGGTGCGATCACACAAGGCATATTAACATTCACCATTAAAATCTAATATTTGTAAGATTAAAACATAGAAATGCGAAGTGCTGAGAGACCCTGGTACCTAGTTCACTTGATTTCTGTTTTCACGATAAAGGATCCTTTATTCAAAAACAACAGGattcaaaaacataattattgctTGGGTgcgttaattaaaaaaatataattggatCAGAGCAGGTTCCCGGTAATCATGTAACGCAAAACCTCGCCAATACAAGCAAAATGTTTCAGGATGTGAAGAAACGTGAATGGATCCAAATTTATCTAACAAAGTAGAATTAAATACTAAGAAATCTTTGATCATCACTTGACAAAACagagattaaaagaaaaaaaagtccagCTGAGGGGCAGAACCTTAATGTGGGAAGAAACTGCTCTCATCTGCCACAAAAGCAATTCTTGGCAGCTTTTGATGAACATATGAAAACACTCCTCGTTGAGTGACCCTCAAGGTCGGGCTTTGAAACATTAACGTCCACCATGTGTGAAGCCCGAAGAGAACATTGACAGACAACACAGAATACATGTAAAAGCCAGAGGTTGCTACTACCTTCTAGCAGGTGTACAGAACCTTTAATGATAGAAACATGTAGGCTTTAGCATAAACGGGCATATATTTTCACTGCTGCATTGCTACTGAAATGAATAAAGGACAAAGTTTACCAGTTCCAAATTGAGCTGATCCACGTGAAAACCTAGAACCCTTTCAAACTAATGCTTATTTTCCCCAAAAAGTAGAGGAATTTATAATATGTAGTAGAATTTCCGTTGCCCATATCAATCtctgtattgttattatatcaGGAGAACTCGCTCTTATCAATATGTTAAGGAAATAGGAAATACACACCAAGCACAGCAAGTTGGACTATGTTACTAAGTGACTCCTACATTGTAGGGATTAATAGCTACCAACCAGCCTTAGTCCCctaaacatttatacatacatacatattatatatatatatatatatatatatatatatatatatatatatatttatacacacagtatatatatagctaGTGATATCAATATACACACAACATGATGTCATTTCTGGTATTGCCTAAATGTCTGTGTACAATACAAATGTCAAGGAGTGGCTTtccacatttattatatattaacagATGAAAGGTCGTTTgccttttacattattttttcaccCCATTGATATAGGCGGATTCCAGTAGCAGGTTAACTTCTTTTTAATTCTTTGCAACGTATTTTGTAACTGGTGCAGAAAACGGTTAATAGGGGAAGTGTAGCTCAGTGCCCTAAACACATAATAAGTAttttatagaaacagaatttgacaaaaGATAACTTTCACTCAGCCCATAAAATATGCGTGCGGTTAAGTACCGTAAAACCTCAAATCTTATTTGGTCCTTAGacatgtcttagattcaggatagccgtatgtctgtttataatatcccatgcgtgtttaaatgtGTAGTGTATGCAAGACTATGAGATACTCCTGCTGTGTTAGAAGATAAGAACGTTTCCGCcgatctagtctgtccatttttcctgatgtaagtctcaggtcttaatcagtctttgattcaggatagatttatgcctatcccatgcatatttaagatccctcactgtattagcctctgccacttctacttggaggctgtcccacttatctaccaccctcccagtaaagtaaaatatccTTTCATTACATCAAATTGACATATAGTGCGTTAAGATGTTAACACTAATTAGACAGGCATAAAAAACTGCCTATGTGTTGTGTTAGCTTTTTTAAAACAGCATATGGCATTTGCTTTAATTTCTGCTTAATGATATTATAACGAGGCATGTATGGGTACGTTTTATGGGTCTCAGCACATTTCTAGTACTTTGGCTATATAATTCTGTCAAGTACCTTGCACAGGAACTATCTGATGAGACAATATTAGTCACCCAACTATTGTTCTAAACAAATTAGGGAGCCTTTAAAAAGGTGAGATCTGAATCACACAGACTGAGCCGGACGTACATGCGTAGTTGTTTTGTTCTGCAAACATATATCCAAATAATTGATGGCGTCATacaccaacatttaaaactgctgtatgaaaaaaaacccaaaaataaaaCGAGGGATTATAAACCTTTAGAAAAACAACTATTCCCATAACTAAAACTCTCAGCACAGGTAACCAGTCAACAGCTGGTAATAGAAGTCATGCGATATATATAACCAAAAATATTTGGAGAAGACAGATTCTGTATAAAAgatatgtttttgtgtataattCGTGTTTACATTATAAGTATGCTGAGTATTGCCAGTTTTTAATTACTGACATTGGCTTTTTTTATCGTGATTTGGATAGACATGTATCATACATGTAGGTCTAGTATAAGCTTTGGTTTAGATACTGAATAAAGGTATCTATACCATAACAGTGCAGGGATGTTAGAATTCATATGTCTGGACTTTTCTGGTAGGAAGTGGTTAATTGTGAGTGTGATAAACcgctgtggtttttttttccctaagtcCCTTGGTCACAGATTTTGCAGGCTTCTCTTCCAGCAAAATGATTTTGGGTCTGACAATACAAACAGTTGCTGAAAAGAGAGGCTATAAAAAGGATGATTTACTACTTTTCAAAATCCAGCCTTCCGCCTACACCCAGAGTCCTAGATTTTCTCTGGGAATCTCCCACGCAGGGCAAGTATAACCCACCCTCTCCCTGAGGCCATGCACAAAAGAAAAGAAGCCATCTGCTTCCCCCAaaaataatatcatttattCCGAAATAATGCTGACGGTGTTCGGTACAGAATTTACAAGCGGACAGTCAAACCCTTGtacccaggagcttacaatttCACTTGGCCAAGTTCAGAGAGTAAACGATTTAAGCCAATACCATTGTTACAGAATAATGATTTCAGCTGTCGCAATATACTTCAGTACACGGTGACGTGTGTCACAAGGCACCTCATTCTTATTAAATAGATTCCTATAATTTCTTTGATCATACTTTTTTGGTGCACACCTTTACTTTTTAGGACAGATGAAACATGAGCTGTAAACTCAGATTTAATTACAGTATTGTCTTActtatacactgtatatatgtatattcacaaaatgagtgaacagaagaaaaaaaagaaaccaaatcaatatttggcgtAATTCTTCTAGGTGCACTTGTACACGGTAttttaaggaactcggcaggtaggttgttccatcCATCTTGAGTAATAACAAATGTTCTTCTGTAGATTTAGGCAGCCCCAGTTGGTTCTCTATCTCTTGCTCTAATCTAGTTTGGACAGAACACCTGGGATCCCCTGTCCACCCTGAAATTGgggagaccttgctgatgctgTATAATTACCGTgtgtcttgccatggtgtattttaacattaaactgtcttcagcaacatcACCTTGCTATTgggtttggctgttcctcacccagttttattcctcctacacagctgtttctgttgcTGTTAATCATTGTGTTTCAAACGACATATTAAATAGATGATcatttggtataattgtttaatcatacaccaaACTATATGCCAACTTTTTGCAAgtatacctagaagaattgatgccgTTTTGAAGGCAATggatggtcacaccaaatactgTTTTGACTTACATTATAAATACTTCCACTTGTGAAATAAATTTTGGATTTGGGAGACCCACAAATATTGACATTTAGTTAAACCAATAAGATTCAAATAATTACAATCCTGAAATAATTTAGTCTCTGAAAAAATGGACTTAACCACATAGtacattatgatgctgtaaatcaataaataatattaatcataataataaccaCGTGTATATTCTCCTTTGAAATTAAttgaaccttttttttcatataatatcTGTTAATTAAATACCTCACAGTAACGAAAATTGTAATAAGATTTCACTTCATTGCCCGTTAAATTTAAATCTCCAATATGCACCATCAAGCATATATCCTCCCTTTCACTGACATTTTCTCCAATACAGTTTCGCAGGCTTCGATGATCATGTCATACCCAGTGACCTCAGAGCTCAGACACTTCAAAATGGGGTGTGCTCTCCCCAAAGGACGTGCACGTCTGTACAAAGGCTAGAAGTGGAAATTACTATAACATTGCTTTTCTCTGAAATATTGTCACAAATTGTGATTTTGTGAACGTGCACACGCCATTAAATGACAAATTGAAAGGATAAGACATTTGACCTATGCATTGCACTAAGACAATATgaagtaaaagtaaaaagatATTTTGACTGAAAGAATATAGCTATTATATCCATGTCTATAGATTTCAATGATACAGACAGGCCTATGCTGGCCAGCAGGCACACTGAGCAAATTCTCAATGGGTTGTTGCCCAATGGCACGTCCCAAATAGCTTTATTGCTGTAGCTGCACGAGAGCGTAGCATGCCACAGCGTATTTTAATCTCTAGTCTGCTTCtggcaatttacattttttaagccCTGCTATTGCACAATGGATATGGATGCCAGGACGTGGTTCCTACTTTGCTATCTTGTCTAGGTGCCCTGTAAGGTCTTAATCTAATATCATGGCTATGGTACTTAAAACTCAGCTTTATATCCTCGTGAAGAGAGAATGGGAAGTAGAAAGTATGTATCCAACATTTATTCCAATAAAAAATCTATCCTAAAgtttatattactttttatgttggatgTATCTCTTTAGATTTGAACTGATTTCACAGGACATCTTTTTGCACCcctaaccagggccggccttaggggtgtgcgaccgcacagggcgccatggcaacaggggcgcctgctcgggacttaaattaaaacatcagggtttttttaactttatttaacacggaggatgttacaacaaaaaaaaaaacggtgttttaatttaagtcctgggcaggggcgccgagcggtcgctcggacgtgaagttttcagcaaccgttcggcccctcactctctgtgactccgtcatgctgagcgccggaattattCTGGCACTCAGCTGTGAAGCATGCACTGCGGCAGAGCAAAACATAGGTTGTTGAAATATGGAATTTAAGTTAACTTGGATGGCGCATGCTGAATTGTTTAGAGGTTGTTGTTTTATGgctcaaaatatataaagatttttaaatctttatattatttcattaaactTTTTTGACACTTTTTTACACATATACGTTATATTTATGTGATGCAATGGTATAAAATAGTTCCAAGTATATTCCAATTTTAGTGCTTTATTGATCTGGAGACTCATTTTCCATCAATAAGAGCCATCTTTCTTGTTGCTCATGACAAAAGAACACCACTTAGGTTGGGTTTAATGTCACTCATAGTTCTAtcgcttttttgttttctttggacCACTATTAATAGAATATATCTCCCAACATCATCTAATTAAAGAGGAATTGATTAAATGATGGGAAATAGATTACAGGTAGATGCAGGTAAATTTGACTCCAACAGTACAACGGACAAAATACTAGATTAGTCTCTATACTTATATACAATATTCCTAACGCTTACACAAtgcaatgcaaaaaaatgacttcaATATAATTCCTAGTATCCGAGGGCACTGTGACTGGGGATCAGTGTTAACTAAAGTAACATTTCTCACATTGTTTTAAGAATTAAATGCTGTACAAAATTAAATCAAACACCTAAAATCAGCATTTGATCTACCTCTGACATAATCATTAGAACATAAAAATGCACGTATTTGAGATATTTCCAATAAAAGGTCTGCACTTAGATTTCTTGTCCCTTCTCTAGGATGACCACAGAGACTAATGTCCACTAAAGTAGTTGTTCTTCAACTTATCTGTACTGGAGATGACTTTCCAAAAAGCTTTGCCTTAATTAACCCTGTGTGATCACTGGAGATGTGTTGAGCCAAGTATAATAACTGCACTTAATTACCCCCCTACCCCAACCAGTGGCATTGCATGGCTCGCTGATGTCAATAACACTCTTTGACcagctattaaaataatataagagGGTTTGAAGGCAGTAATGCAAGGAACACCTTGTTGCACTAAAATTTACTAAACATTTAGACCTCACTTTAGCGGtttttattctaaatatttCTAGTGATGGCAGgggcaaaaatatttaaaaacaccaaTAACTtacatcacatttttatttaaacaacatATTACTAATGTCAGTGGATTACTATTTCAAAACCCCATTCATTCCAGTCCCACAGTTCTTTCATACAATCCTGGTGGCATCCTAGCACATACGAAGAGAACACATAGtcctattttctgtattttaacaaCTACAGAGCTTATTTAATTATTGCGAATAAATATAAGTTATAACTGTCCATTGTTCAATAACAACTTTCTATATATCCCAAATGCTCCTGGAATTTTATCCGTTACATTCAAATCCGCTTTGCTCAAATCATACCAAGGGGATAGCGTCATAGTCATATAGTTCAAACATGTCACTGCTAATATGCGGATACAATTCCCCGCGCAGACAACaatacataacaaataaaactctATTAAAATTTctagtgtatattttattatacaatgACGACGTACACCGtccaaataaattattacattattgatCTCAAATTATTTCCCCATGatacatacatgtatctgtGGATGCATAAACTGTTATGCTAATAGCATTTGGCACTGAATGACAGAAGATCAAAGTCACTGTTAACTAATCATCACATCACTGCATGTCACACATTACTAAAGAAGACATAGTGTTA includes:
- the NAB1 gene encoding NGFI-A-binding protein 1, with amino-acid sequence MATSLPRTLGELQLYRILQRANLLSYFDAFIQQGGDDVQQLCEAGEEEFLEIMALVGMASKPLHVRRLQKALRDWVTNPSLFNQPLTSLPVSSIPIYKLPESSPSLLGITSSSYERNNNTREPHLKIPKCAATTCVQSVGSGKSDGNSPLQTSSEGRHWPSHHTTESEHSLSPADLGSPASPRDTTETLDAAAALSVAECVERLIPSLPKSDLNEVKELLKTNKKMGKMVGHIFEMSNEDPRREDEIRKYSAIYGRFDSKRKDGKHLTLHELTVNEAAAQLCMKDIALLTRRDELFTLARQISREVTYKYTYRTSKSKCEDNDELSPKRIKTEDSFSDYQETLLALHQQLESLKEQLTMAKAKGDEAAAHNLQVQLEKVMAKQMEIFRNSGYERLQYPERCLSTGPYRQNSEESSPTAMASDSSEGQGERPLNLRMSNHQGRQLQQVMSDGEQHLGKQMCNELSRLYSCSETNSSSSDSLGILKDYSQTALNNSERKIIKLEPEDAR